The following proteins are encoded in a genomic region of Gemmatimonadetes bacterium SCN 70-22:
- a CDS encoding acyl-CoA dehydrogenase has product MGDTSYLDWPFLDDAHRALARELGGEAAREAGGWMHHDAATVDAACTAMVRRFGALGWLRHVVPAAHGGVRETLDVRSLCLARETLAYHDGLADFAFAMQGLGSGPISLFGSEALKARYLPGVARGEAIAAFALSEPAAGSDVVSMTSTATREEDGWWRLDGEKTWISNGGIADFYTVFARDPAGGERAFAAFVVDAATPGLSIAERLEVIAPHPLARIRFDGCRLPPDALVGEPGKGLRVALGTLDVFRSTVGAAALGFARRALDEAVAHVRRRRAFGQALADFQLTQARLAEMALAIDASALLIYRAAWTKDTRGARVTREAAMAKLHATESAQQVIDGAVQLLGGLGVRSGHPVERLYREIRALRIYEGTSEIQKLVIAGQVLAADEPHQSEPRHG; this is encoded by the coding sequence GTGGGCGACACCTCGTACCTCGACTGGCCGTTCCTCGACGATGCGCACCGTGCCCTGGCCCGCGAGCTGGGAGGCGAGGCCGCGCGCGAAGCGGGGGGGTGGATGCACCACGACGCCGCGACCGTCGATGCGGCGTGCACGGCGATGGTGCGTCGCTTCGGCGCCCTCGGCTGGCTGCGGCACGTCGTCCCCGCCGCCCACGGCGGGGTTCGCGAGACGCTGGACGTCCGCTCCCTCTGCCTGGCGCGCGAGACGCTGGCCTATCATGACGGGCTCGCCGACTTCGCCTTCGCCATGCAGGGGCTGGGGAGCGGCCCCATCTCCCTCTTCGGGAGCGAGGCGCTCAAGGCGCGATACCTCCCCGGCGTGGCGCGCGGCGAGGCGATCGCCGCCTTCGCCCTCTCGGAGCCCGCTGCCGGGAGCGATGTCGTCTCGATGACCTCCACCGCCACGCGCGAGGAGGACGGGTGGTGGCGACTGGACGGCGAAAAGACGTGGATCTCCAACGGAGGAATCGCCGACTTCTACACGGTGTTTGCCCGTGATCCGGCCGGCGGCGAACGCGCGTTCGCCGCCTTCGTCGTCGATGCCGCCACGCCGGGATTGTCGATCGCCGAGCGGCTGGAGGTCATCGCCCCCCACCCGCTGGCGCGGATCCGCTTCGACGGCTGCCGCCTTCCCCCCGACGCGCTGGTCGGGGAGCCGGGCAAGGGGCTGCGCGTGGCGTTAGGCACCCTCGACGTCTTCCGCTCCACCGTGGGCGCGGCCGCCCTCGGCTTCGCCCGCCGCGCCCTCGACGAGGCCGTGGCCCACGTGCGACGGCGGCGTGCCTTTGGCCAGGCGCTGGCCGACTTCCAGCTCACGCAGGCGCGACTGGCGGAGATGGCGCTGGCGATCGACGCCAGCGCACTCCTCATCTACCGCGCCGCCTGGACCAAGGACACGCGGGGCGCGCGCGTCACCCGCGAGGCGGCCATGGCCAAGCTGCACGCCACCGAGTCGGCGCAGCAGGTCATCGACGGCGCCGTGCAGTTGCTGGGAGGGCTCGGCGTCCGGTCGGGCCATCCGGTGGAACGGCTGTACCGCGAGATCCGCGCCCTCCGCATCTACGAAGGGACCAGCGAGATCCAGAAGCTCGTGATCGCGGGGCAGGTCCTCGCGGCCGACGAACCGCACCAATCGGAGCCCAGGCATGGCTGA
- a CDS encoding enoyl-CoA hydratase (Catalyzes the reversible hydration of unsaturated fatty acyl-CoA to beta-hydroxyacyl-CoA) — protein MPTTPRTSLAGHSPAHFRWHLADGVGTVTLDRPERKNPLTFDSYAELTSLFRLLVHATDVKAVILTGAGENFSSGGDVHEIIGPLVEAKRAGRMDELLAFTRMTGGLVAAIRACPQPLVAAVDGVCAGAGAILAMASDLRLATPRTRTAFLFTRVGLSGADMGACAMLPRLIGLGRAADLLYTGRFMGADEGERWGFYNAVVSPESLQLEALALARSLADGPTVAHGVTKACLHAEWGMSIEAALEHEAQAQAVCMGTNDFERAYRAFVQRESPRFEGN, from the coding sequence ATGCCCACCACCCCCCGCACCTCGCTCGCTGGCCACTCCCCCGCGCACTTCCGGTGGCACCTGGCCGACGGGGTCGGGACCGTCACCCTCGACCGCCCGGAGCGAAAGAACCCGCTCACCTTCGACTCGTACGCCGAACTGACATCGCTCTTCCGCCTGCTGGTCCACGCCACGGACGTGAAGGCGGTGATCCTCACCGGCGCCGGCGAGAACTTCAGCAGCGGGGGCGACGTGCACGAGATCATCGGCCCGCTGGTCGAGGCGAAGCGCGCCGGGCGGATGGACGAGCTCCTCGCCTTCACGCGAATGACCGGTGGGCTGGTGGCGGCCATACGCGCCTGCCCGCAGCCGCTCGTGGCCGCCGTGGACGGCGTCTGTGCCGGAGCCGGGGCGATCCTCGCCATGGCCAGCGACTTGCGCCTGGCGACTCCCCGCACGCGCACCGCATTCCTGTTCACGCGCGTCGGGCTGAGCGGTGCCGACATGGGGGCGTGCGCCATGCTCCCGCGCCTCATCGGCCTGGGGCGGGCGGCCGACCTGCTCTACACCGGGCGCTTCATGGGTGCGGACGAGGGGGAGCGGTGGGGCTTCTACAACGCCGTCGTCTCCCCGGAATCGTTGCAGCTGGAGGCCCTCGCCCTCGCCCGCTCGCTCGCCGACGGGCCCACGGTCGCCCACGGGGTCACCAAGGCATGCCTGCACGCCGAGTGGGGGATGTCGATCGAGGCGGCGCTGGAGCACGAGGCGCAGGCGCAAGCGGTGTGCATGGGCACCAACGACTTCGAACGGGCCTATCGCGCCTTCGTGCAGCGCGAGTCGCCGCGGTTCGAGGGGAACTAG